GGATTTCCGCCTGCACGCCGCGCAGGCCCTGACCCAGGAGGCGCCGGTGGTGCCGGTGAAGAAGGGCTTTATGCAATGGCTGCGCAAGCGCGGTCTCTGAGCACTGAAGGTTTGGAGCTTGATCCGACTCACCGACTACATCGCCAACGTTGCCCAAACCCCCGCTGATCATCGGCGCCCATTGTTTTATTGCCGGCGGCTCACTGCTGCGTGGCGGTTGCGGGGTGGATGCGCACTGCATTATCGGTCCGGGCGCCGAGTTGAAAACCAGCTTTTTGTTCAGTGGCAGCAAGCGGGCTCATTTCAATTTTGTGAAGGACGCTGAGACGACCTTATAAACGCAGCGTTGAAAAGACCATGGTGCAACGGCGCGATATTAAATAGAATGAATCTCATTTGAGACTCACTCGCGCCGCGCAGGTTGCTTGCCATGAATGATGCTGTTGCCCCGACGCACGCCCCTGAACCGACGCTATCGAGCCTGTACCGTGACCACCGCAGTTGGCTGGAAAGCTGGCTACGCAGGCGCCTGGGCAACGCCTGGGACGCGGCGGACCTGAGCCAGGATACGTTCCTGCGCGTGTTGGCCAGTGCCCAGCCGCTGGCGCAGTTGCACGAACCCCGCGCTTACCTGGTGACAGTGGGCAAGCGCCTGCTGGTGAATTTTCATCAGCGCCGCAGCCTGGAACAGGCCTACGTGAACGCGCTGGCCAATTTGCCTGAAGCCTGCGTGCCATCGCCCGAACAGCGCTGGCTGGTGCTGGAAACCCTGCAAGCCCTGGACGAATTGCTCGATGGCTTGCCGGTGCTGGTACGCCGTGCGTTTTTGTGGAGCCAGTTGGAAGGCCTGGGGTACCGCGAGATTGCCGAGCGCCTGCAGGTTTCCGAACGCACGGTAAAACGCTACATGGCCCAAGCCTACGAACACTGCCTGCTGGTGGACCTGTGAGCCGCGAGGTGGCGCGTGCCGCCGCTCAGTGGCTGGCGCTGCTGGAATCCGGTGCCGCCACCGAGCGTGACCACGCCGCGTTGCAGCATTGGCGCGACAGCCATCCCCAGCATGAGCACACCTGGCAGAAAGCCCAATCCCTGCGCCGACGTTTCAGCGATTTGCCTCAAGCCTTGGCCATGGCCAGCCTCGATCGCCCGCAACCCGGTCGCCGCGCGGTGCTCAAACGCGCCCTGGGTGTGGCGGCGTTGCTGCCGGCCGCCTGGTTGATCAGCCGTCAGTTGCCCGTCGACACCTGGCGCGCCGACCTGCACACCGCCACCGGCGAACGCAAACGCCTGCCGCTGGCCGACGGTGCCAGCCTGCAACTCAACACCGCTACGGCGGCTGACGTAGACGTGGCGCAGCGGCGTATCAGGTTGGTCGATGGCGAACTGGCGTTGAATGTACCCGGCATGGCGCCGATGACGCTGCAAACCCGCTATGGCGAGTTGCTGGTCAGCCAGGCTGAAGTCTGTGTGCGCCAACTGGCCGCCGGCTGTCGGGTGTCGGTGCTCAAGGGCGCGGTGCAAGTGCGGGATTTGAACGGCAAAAGCACGACCTTGCAGGCAGGGCGGCAAGCGCCGTTAAAGGCCAGTGGGCTCGGCTCCTCGGCGCCATTTGATGTACTGCAACTCGGTTGGCGCGATGGTGTGCTGAGCGCTCAGAACCAAACGCTCGGCGACTTTTTGCGCGAACTGGAGCGCTATCGTCCCGGCGTGTTGCGCTGGGAGCCGGGCCTTGAAACCTTGCGGGTAACCGGCAGTTTCCGCCTGGACGACACCGACCGCATCCTCAGCCTGCTGGCCTCGACACTGGGCCTGGAGGTGCAAGCGCGGACGCGGTATTGGGTGAGCTTGCGCAAAAAATTGGCGTGATACCTGTTGG
This region of Pseudomonas asgharzadehiana genomic DNA includes:
- a CDS encoding sigma-70 family RNA polymerase sigma factor, with protein sequence MNDAVAPTHAPEPTLSSLYRDHRSWLESWLRRRLGNAWDAADLSQDTFLRVLASAQPLAQLHEPRAYLVTVGKRLLVNFHQRRSLEQAYVNALANLPEACVPSPEQRWLVLETLQALDELLDGLPVLVRRAFLWSQLEGLGYREIAERLQVSERTVKRYMAQAYEHCLLVDL
- a CDS encoding FecR domain-containing protein: MSREVARAAAQWLALLESGAATERDHAALQHWRDSHPQHEHTWQKAQSLRRRFSDLPQALAMASLDRPQPGRRAVLKRALGVAALLPAAWLISRQLPVDTWRADLHTATGERKRLPLADGASLQLNTATAADVDVAQRRIRLVDGELALNVPGMAPMTLQTRYGELLVSQAEVCVRQLAAGCRVSVLKGAVQVRDLNGKSTTLQAGRQAPLKASGLGSSAPFDVLQLGWRDGVLSAQNQTLGDFLRELERYRPGVLRWEPGLETLRVTGSFRLDDTDRILSLLASTLGLEVQARTRYWVSLRKKLA